In a genomic window of Pangasianodon hypophthalmus isolate fPanHyp1 chromosome 1, fPanHyp1.pri, whole genome shotgun sequence:
- the si:ch211-183d21.1 gene encoding uncharacterized protein si:ch211-183d21.1: MRLSVTGALLLLSFYMCFSAVHSCLIISEVNCDNPSLDTREFVELFSLSGSSTSLDGYTLVFYNGNGNVAYRVVDLSGHSTDERGFFLIGSAELKPSPAIQLPPNSVQNGPDAIALYGPSWVPVAENGNISAIGLLDAVVYTSRRATGTADMLSRVLTPGSFPYVEDDQFLEGDESIQRCWLSDNYYSFQNAEPTPGRPNICPPSNPEHLWINRIQLSGGTLTGPVEISIGTERGAMTVVVYNVQTDTVKTSVGFQASEPGNVSLNLDTTALSDLDGWALAVYQGKVEDFQKGSPLSQLQPLDAFVCSGLTNAPSAVLTETLIPGRKAFKFDSSFSEVDAYVTRCGTAHWARDPGVFQHQIQRPSESSHCNWFNTCPYSTAVNTTDEPFEPWSGINGDFLISEVNTDSPGSAEDEEFVELWHPSGRRTSLNGIWVLLINGNNGKIYREIELHGYYTDNHGYFLIGSEKLKPQIALPANTIQNGPDAIAIYRSTSPPSTENVIVPRNGLLDGMVYRSRSSDRDWADLIKALTPGQLPLLEDSTSLQGDESLSRCGLKRFNLNSFRVTSPTPMKDNDCPRPPKEIVINEVGGILRANVYVELIGPPLASLHGLVIVLYELSTARHVVPLEGSLGNDGYYVMGNKSVADQDLPAVTSLGAVWLCYGLPTVCSSESKVQDLVVLSNNSSLSPFLHGVTYQVVHPVASFDSVSRCAMNQSASWTASQPTPRHPNLCPSSAHSVHMDLCLQAESDSHITCTAEGFAELLERSCQCGISAAHLTGVNLTCISESLYAEGPVFTLSNQQRELVAQTLQKNHTHSCSVVRERLYTKESSLGLQVGLVLMVVLLCALGGAIFFYLYKKKRPQDYYSMELNEHDSPVDL; the protein is encoded by the exons ATGCGCTTGAGTGTGACAGGTGCACTATTGCTATTGAGTTTCTACATGTGTTTCTCAGCAGTACATTCATGCTTGATAATCAGCGAGGTGAATTGCGATAATCCCAGCCTTGACACCAGAGAATTTGTTGAGTTGTTCTCTCTTAGCGGCAGCTCCACCTCTCTGGATGGCTACACCCTCGTTTTCTATAATGGCAATGGCAATGTGGCATACCGTGTCGTGGACCTGAGCGGGCACAGCACGGACGAGCGAGGATTCTTCCTCATTGGCTCAGCTGAGCTCAAGCCTTCGCCTGCCATCCAACTTCCACCAAACTCCGTCCAGAACGGCCCTGATGCCATCGCCCTCTACGGCCCGTCCTGGGTTCCTGTAGCTGAGAACGGGAACATCTCTGCAATCGGGCTGCTGGATGCTGTCGTTTACACGTCTCGCCGGGCAACAGGCACCGCCGATATGTTGTCACGAGTCCTCACACCAGGTTCTTTCCCGTATGTTGAGGATGATCAGTTTTTAGAGGGAGACGAGTCCATCCAGAGGTGTTGGCTTTCTGATAATTACTACAGCTTCCAAAATGCCGAGCCCACCCCTGGACGGCCCAATATCTGCCCGCCATCGAACCCCGAACACCTGTGGATTAACAGGATCCAGCTGAGTGGAGGGACACTGACTGGACCTGTAGAGATCAGCATTGGGACAGAAAGAGGGGCGATGACGGTGGTGGTGTATAATGTGCAGACAGACACAGTGAAGACCAGTGTAGGGTTTCAGGCCAGTGAACCTGGGAATGTCTCTTTAAATTTGGACACAACCGCTTTGTCAG ATTTAGATGGCTGGGCATTGGCAGTGTACCAGGGGAAGGTCGAAGATTTCCAAAAAGGCAGCCCACTCAGTCAACTTCAGCCGCTTGATGCCTTCGTCTGCAGCGGACTTACTAACGCACCAAGCGCCGTTCTCACAGAGACTCTCATACCAGGCAGGAAAGCCTTCAAGTTCGACAGCAG CTTTTCAGAAGTCGATGCTTATGTCACCCGGTGTGGTACGGCTCACTGGGCGAGAGATCCGGGCGTATTTCAGCATCAGATACAGAGGCCAAGCGAGTCCAGCCACTGCAACTGGTTTAACACCTGCCCTTACAGCACTG CTGTCAACACGACAGATGAACCTTTTGAGCCGTGGTCAGGTATCAATGGAGACTTCCTGATCAGTGAGGTGAATACGGACTCACCAGGTTCGGCGGAAGATGAGGAGTTTGTGGAACTGTGGCATCCGTCCGGCCGCCGGACTTCACTCAATGGCATCTGGGTCCTGCTGATCAACGGCAACAATGGGAAAATTTACCGTGAAATTGAACTCCACGGATACTACACGGACAATCACGGCTACTTCCTG ATTGGCAGTGAAAAGCTCAAACCACAGATTGCCCTACCAGCAAATACCATCCAAAACGGCCCAGATGCCATAGCGATATACCGCTCCACATCTCCGCCCTCCACTGAGAATGTCATTGTTCCCAGGAATGGGCTCCTGGATGGCATGGTGTACCGATCCCGTAGCTCAGACAGAGACTGGGCAGATCTCATCAAAGCTCTGACACCAGGACAGCTCCCCCTGCTGGAAGACTCCACCTCACTCCAAGGAGACGAGAGTCTCAGCAGATGTGGGCTAAAACGATTCAACCTGAACTCCTTCAGG GTCACCTCTCCCACACCAATGAAAGACAACGATTGCCCCCGTCCCCCTAAAGAAATAGTCATTAACGAGGTGGGTGGAATCTTACGAGCAAACGTCTACGTGGAACTGATTGGTCCACCTTTGGCTTCTTTGCACGGATTGGTCATAGTGCTGTATGAGCTCAGCACTGCAAGACACGTCGTTCCGCTAGAAGGAAGTCTAGGAAATGATGGATACTACGTAATGGGCAACAAGTCTGTAGCTG ATCAGGATTTGCCTGCCGTGACGTCTCTCGGTGCAGTCTGGTTGTGTTACGGCCTGCCGACCGTGTGTAGCAGTGAATCGAAAGTTCAGGACCTGGTAGTACTCTCTAATAATTCAAGTCTGAGTCCTTTTCTCCACGGAGTTACATATCAGGTCGTGCACCCagtggccag ttttgaCTCTGTCTCTCGCTGTGCAATGAACCAATCTGCCTCCTGGACCGCCTCCCAACCAACACCCCGCCACCCAAACCTCTGCccaagctccgcccactctgTCCACATGGACCTGTGTCTGCAGGCGGAGTCTGATTCTCACATTA CATGTACAGCTGAGGGATTTGCAGAGTTGTTGGAGCGTTCCTGTCAGTGTGGAATTTCTGCCGCCCATcttacag GTGTGAATTTAACCTGCATATCAGAGAGCCTGTACGCAGAAGGTCCTGTATTTACACTGTCCAATCAACAGAGGGAGCTTGTGGCCCAGACACTGCagaaaaaccacacacactcctgcagcGTAGTCCGGGAACGGCTGTACActaaag AGTCATCGCTGGGGCTGCAGGTGGGGCTGGTGTTAATGGTGGTGCTGCTGTGTGCACTGGGAGGAGCCATCTTCTTCTACCTGTACAAGAAAAA ACGGCCTCAAGACTACTATTCAATGGAGCTGAATGAGCATGACTCACCCGTGGATCTCTAg
- the sbk1 gene encoding serine/threonine-protein kinase SBK1 produces MQEHGAEREGACSSAQVGVSMVARSTNVGTAPVEDMQALSITALSASEVEQQYELIGPLGKGTYGRVDLVAHRTQGTKLALKYVSKNKTKLRSFLREYSLTAALGCSPFIIKALDVLFETEESYVFGQEYAPAGDLFDIIPPQAGLPEDMVKRCVQQLGLALDFMHSKSLVHRDVKPENVLLFDRECRHVKLADFGMTRRAGSRVKRVSGTIPYTAAEVCQVTGSEGIVVATPHDVWAFGVLLFCMLTGNFPWEAALPSDNFYAEFQRWQHGACPPGTVPSQWRRFSDDALRMFSRLLAPEPERRCGVKEVFYFLKYDLLNHHRRRASCRVSRATRGSAHKHGEHASIPSTSCLRPTPLKRSILSEPHSSREELSKSPSPNRQDKSKMVMATPIEICV; encoded by the exons ATGCAGGAGcatggagcagagagagagggcgcCTGCAGCAG TGCCCAGGTGGGTGTGTCCATGGTGGCGCGGAGCACTAATGTGGGCACGGCCCCGGTGGAGGACATGCAGGCGCTGTCAATCACcgctctctctgcctctgaGGTGGAGCAGCAGTACGAGCTGATTGGTCCATTAGGGAAGGGCACGTATGGCCGAGTAGATCTGGTGGCTCACCGCACACAGG gcACAAAACTAGCCCTAAAGTACGTCAGTAAGAACAAGACCAAGCTTCGGAGTTTCCTTCGTGAATACAGTTTGACTGCAGCATTGGGCTGTAGTCCCTTCATCATCAAAGCTCTGGATGTTCTGTTTGAGACCGAAGAGAGTTACGTATTTGGCCAGGAGTACGCACCTGCAGGAGACCTCTTCGACATCATACCTCCCCAG GCTGGTTTGCCGGAGGACATGGTCAAACGGTGTGTGCAACAGCTTGGCTTGGCTCTGGACTTCATGCACAGTAAAAGTCTGGTCCATCGAGACGTGAAGCCAGAAAATGTGCTCCTGTTTGACCGCGAGTGCCGGCATGTGAAGCTGGCTGACTTCGGAATGACAAGGAGGGCAGGCAGCCGCGTCAAACGAGTCAGCGGCACCATCCCCTACACGGCAGCTGAGGTATGCCAGGTCACAGGCTCAGAGGGCATCGTAGTGGCAACGCCGCACGACGTATGGGCATTCGGCGTGCTCCTCTTCTGCATGCTGACCGGAAACTTCCCATGGGAAGCAGCGCTGCCCAGTGACAACTTTTATGCAGAGTTTCAGCGCTGGCAGCATGGCGCGTGTCCTCCGGGCACTGTGCCCTCACAATGGCGCCGCTTCTCTGACGACGCGCTGCGCATGTTCAGCCGGCTCCTAGCGCCTGAGCCTGAGCGCCGCTGCGGTGTCAAAGAGGTTTTTTACTTCCTAAAATATGATCTACTCAACCATCATCGGAGAAGAGCTTCCTGTAGAGTCTCTAGAGCCACACGAGGCTCCGCCCATAAACACGGAGAACATGCCTCCATACCGAGCACTTCCTGTCTTCGACCCACGCCTCTTAAACGTAGCATCCTGTCAGAGCCGCACTCATCGAGGGAGGAGCTTTCAAAAAGCCCCTCCCCCAATCGGCAGGACAAGAGTAAGATGGTAATGGCCACGCCCATCGAGATCTGCGTATGA